Proteins found in one Brachyspira murdochii DSM 12563 genomic segment:
- a CDS encoding flagellar hook-length control protein FliK yields MINGLGNLLSFVDTNVSSNNNTYSVNNYSYNDSFADMLNKTQTEDIYLSPSNVSNKVVERNNTEDYSPKSYNDYEEYNNDYNNYYSDDAANSSAAEEKISSKENHSENNINKSSEDSNSNEENKVSDNSEDKTVKEDKDEIKADNNAYEKADKTNSENISLKEKLALTKEKAKLIIQNASNNDDKKVLLSSKENASDKADKKENTKNAQDIESIKKQIESLNLEDLDEEDKKELEDLIASLENIKAMIDSDNKEDKKEVLTDDVKDSIEVKDADINKEIKIASNKDDDKKIETKDINTEDAAIDFDSSISDVNIANNIDNNIAESKYADKYDKDNSEIKNNSSTVNNTISDDKGAELTIINMKDSAEGSNLKGYNHYNNNVSKTHNSTNLTDSMIKFQDLMGKLVEKAQVAVNNGKSEVLMSLNPEYLGKVRLKISMDGDNLIGKIFVDNADVKDIFTKNLDTVITSLNEIGINIEGFDVMLRQDMPNNEGGFGEELENIGNRFASENIDNVEEVKADIKAYIVPERKLNLLI; encoded by the coding sequence ATGATAAACGGATTAGGAAATTTATTATCTTTTGTTGATACTAATGTTTCATCTAATAATAATACATATAGTGTAAACAATTACAGCTATAATGACTCTTTTGCTGATATGCTTAATAAAACACAAACTGAAGATATTTATTTATCCCCATCAAATGTTTCAAATAAAGTAGTAGAAAGAAATAATACAGAAGATTACAGCCCAAAAAGTTATAATGATTATGAAGAATATAATAATGACTATAACAATTATTACAGTGATGATGCGGCAAACTCTTCAGCAGCAGAAGAAAAAATATCATCTAAAGAGAATCATTCAGAAAACAATATAAATAAAAGCTCAGAAGATTCTAATAGTAATGAAGAAAATAAAGTTTCTGATAATTCAGAAGATAAAACTGTAAAAGAAGATAAAGATGAAATAAAAGCTGATAATAATGCTTATGAAAAAGCTGACAAAACTAATTCTGAAAATATATCATTAAAAGAAAAATTGGCACTAACAAAAGAAAAAGCTAAATTAATAATTCAAAATGCTTCCAACAATGATGATAAGAAAGTTTTACTAAGCAGCAAAGAAAATGCATCTGATAAAGCAGATAAAAAAGAAAATACTAAAAATGCACAGGATATAGAAAGTATAAAAAAACAAATAGAATCATTAAATTTAGAAGATTTAGATGAAGAAGATAAAAAAGAATTAGAAGATTTAATAGCATCATTAGAAAACATTAAAGCTATGATAGATAGTGATAATAAAGAAGATAAAAAAGAAGTTCTAACTGATGATGTTAAAGACAGTATTGAAGTAAAAGATGCTGATATAAATAAAGAAATAAAAATTGCATCTAATAAAGATGATGATAAAAAAATAGAAACAAAAGACATTAATACTGAAGATGCCGCTATAGACTTTGACAGCAGTATTTCAGATGTTAATATCGCTAATAATATAGATAATAATATTGCAGAAAGTAAATATGCTGATAAATATGATAAAGATAATTCTGAAATAAAAAATAATAGCAGCACTGTAAATAATACTATTTCAGATGATAAAGGAGCAGAACTTACAATAATAAACATGAAAGATTCTGCAGAAGGCAGTAATTTAAAAGGATACAATCATTATAATAATAATGTATCAAAAACACATAATAGTACCAACCTTACAGACAGCATGATAAAATTCCAAGACTTAATGGGGAAACTTGTAGAAAAAGCTCAGGTTGCCGTTAATAACGGAAAAAGCGAAGTGTTAATGAGCCTTAATCCGGAATATTTAGGAAAAGTAAGATTAAAAATAAGTATGGACGGAGACAATTTAATAGGAAAGATATTCGTTGATAATGCTGATGTTAAAGATATATTCACTAAAAACTTGGATACGGTTATAACTTCATTAAATGAAATAGGAATTAACATAGAAGGTTTTGATGTAATGCTAAGACAGGATATGCCTAATAATGAAGGCGGCTTCGGTGAAGAATTAGAGAATATTGGAAACAGGTTTGCTTCAGAAAATATTGATAATGTAGAAGAAGTAAAAGCCGATATAAAAGCATATATAGTTCCAGAAAGAAAATTGAATTTACTTATATAA
- a CDS encoding flagellar hook assembly protein FlgD, with protein MISADALKMSEREIKILKQEVGAYNLQNNFQRDPTQNSLGKDAFLKLLTVQMSHQDPLSPMDNRDMIAQLAQFSSVEQMTEVNKNLDSMKTFYSSQTGYSMLGKSVEVMDEAGNRFLGPVEMVMENDTGVALAVRTESGLITVRPEDVMIVHSNGNLMASEAAAVSQVREAQSEDEAAKVFQSSLADKAQIITRPSDDENGNVNNEFGELKAANESQINTAVQSEVSKTDNANLNKTEKTAGMMKAEEALMNAKESGNKAIKK; from the coding sequence ATGATATCAGCAGATGCTTTAAAAATGTCAGAGAGAGAAATAAAAATCTTAAAACAAGAGGTAGGAGCCTATAACTTACAGAATAATTTTCAAAGAGACCCTACTCAAAACTCTTTGGGTAAAGATGCATTTTTAAAACTCCTTACAGTACAAATGAGCCATCAGGATCCTCTTTCTCCTATGGACAACAGAGATATGATAGCTCAGTTAGCACAATTCTCATCTGTTGAACAAATGACTGAAGTTAATAAAAATCTTGACTCTATGAAAACATTCTATTCAAGTCAGACCGGATATTCTATGCTTGGAAAGAGTGTTGAAGTTATGGACGAGGCTGGAAACAGATTTTTAGGACCTGTTGAAATGGTTATGGAAAATGATACCGGAGTAGCCCTTGCTGTAAGAACAGAAAGCGGACTTATTACTGTACGTCCTGAAGATGTTATGATAGTACATTCAAACGGTAATTTAATGGCTTCTGAAGCTGCTGCTGTTTCACAAGTAAGAGAAGCTCAAAGCGAAGATGAAGCTGCAAAAGTGTTTCAATCTTCTTTAGCTGATAAAGCTCAAATTATTACAAGACCTTCTGATGATGAAAATGGTAATGTAAATAATGAGTTCGGAGAGTTAAAAGCTGCAAACGAATCTCAAATAAATACAGCTGTACAAAGTGAGGTTTCTAAAACAGATAATGCTAACTTAAATAAAACAGAAAAAACTGCTGGTATGATGAAAGCAGAAGAAGCATTGATGAATGCTAAAGAAAGCGGAAATAAAGCAATCAAAAAATAA
- a CDS encoding methionine ABC transporter ATP-binding protein, giving the protein MIVLENVSKIFKTEKNKQLNAVNNVSLKIEKGEIYGIIGFSGAGKSTLVRCINLLERPTSGKVYIDGEDITALNPRELRQKRKKIGMIFQQFNLFASRTVFKNVAYPLRYRGLSKEEIEKKVMSLLELVDIKEKAYVYPSQLSGGQKQRVAIARALANDPNILLCDEATSALDPQTTSSILKLLKKLNENLGITIVVITHEMNVVKELCHRVAVMNKGNLIEEGDIFEVFSHPKNKITQDFIDTTSNLSKIYTLVEEKDNITKIKAGECIVRLKYKKESVGEALVSHVSRKFNVDLNIIFGNVELIDDSLLGGLVVIMHEKEKGGITNTLNFLQEQKIDVEVITDARYDE; this is encoded by the coding sequence ATGATAGTTTTAGAAAATGTCAGTAAAATATTCAAAACTGAAAAAAATAAGCAGCTTAATGCAGTAAATAATGTTTCTCTCAAAATAGAAAAAGGCGAAATATACGGCATAATAGGCTTCTCAGGTGCTGGAAAGTCTACATTAGTTAGATGTATAAACTTACTTGAAAGGCCTACATCTGGAAAAGTATATATTGACGGCGAAGATATTACAGCATTAAACCCTAGAGAATTGAGACAGAAAAGAAAAAAAATTGGAATGATATTTCAGCAGTTTAATTTATTTGCTTCAAGAACGGTATTTAAAAATGTAGCCTATCCTTTAAGATACAGAGGGCTTTCAAAAGAAGAGATAGAAAAAAAAGTAATGTCCTTGCTTGAACTTGTAGATATAAAAGAAAAGGCATATGTTTATCCTTCTCAGCTAAGCGGCGGACAAAAACAAAGAGTAGCTATTGCAAGAGCTTTAGCCAATGATCCGAATATACTTTTATGTGATGAAGCCACTAGTGCATTAGACCCGCAGACTACTTCTTCTATTTTAAAATTGTTAAAAAAATTAAATGAGAATTTGGGTATTACTATAGTTGTAATAACTCATGAGATGAATGTAGTTAAAGAATTATGCCACAGAGTAGCAGTTATGAATAAGGGGAATTTAATAGAAGAAGGCGATATATTTGAAGTATTTTCGCACCCTAAAAATAAAATTACTCAGGATTTTATAGATACTACTTCTAATCTTTCAAAAATATATACGCTTGTAGAAGAGAAGGATAATATTACAAAAATTAAAGCAGGCGAATGTATAGTAAGATTAAAATACAAAAAAGAAAGTGTAGGTGAGGCTTTGGTTTCTCATGTTTCAAGGAAGTTCAATGTAGATCTTAATATAATATTCGGTAATGTTGAGCTTATAGATGACAGTCTTTTAGGAGGGCTTGTTGTTATAATGCATGAAAAAGAAAAAGGCGGCATAACAAATACGCTAAACTTTCTTCAAGAACAAAAAATAGACGTAGAGGTGATTACTGATGCTAGATATGATGAATAA
- a CDS encoding methionine ABC transporter permease: MLDMMNNLMPNVMADLPRLYQSIIQTFVMLIYSGVISFFIGGFLGVLLIVTKKFGIMENILVYEVLSKVINFFRAIPFIILLAMLVPLTRFIMGTAIGVKGAIIPLIFGTVPFFARQIESALSEVNPGLVEAAQSMGSSPIAIIFRVYLKESIAPIARGTTITAISLIGLTAMAGAVGAGGLGTYAIQSGYYRNKLDIIYVSVILLVILVGIIQAIGNFVVKKATH; encoded by the coding sequence ATGCTAGATATGATGAATAATTTAATGCCTAATGTTATGGCTGATTTGCCGAGACTTTATCAAAGCATAATACAGACATTTGTTATGCTTATTTATTCGGGTGTAATATCTTTTTTTATAGGCGGTTTTTTGGGCGTATTATTAATAGTTACAAAAAAATTCGGTATTATGGAAAATATATTGGTGTATGAAGTATTAAGTAAGGTTATAAATTTCTTTAGAGCAATACCATTTATAATACTACTTGCCATGCTTGTACCTCTTACAAGATTTATAATGGGTACTGCTATTGGTGTAAAGGGAGCTATAATACCTTTAATATTCGGAACAGTGCCTTTCTTCGCAAGACAAATAGAGAGTGCATTATCAGAAGTTAATCCCGGTCTTGTAGAGGCTGCTCAGTCTATGGGATCATCTCCTATAGCGATAATATTCAGAGTATATTTAAAAGAAAGTATTGCTCCGATAGCTAGAGGAACTACTATAACTGCTATCAGTTTAATAGGGCTTACTGCTATGGCTGGTGCTGTAGGTGCGGGCGGACTTGGTACTTATGCTATACAGTCTGGATATTATAGAAATAAACTTGATATTATATATGTATCTGTAATACTTTTAGTTATATTAGTAGGTATTATACAGGCTATAGGAAACTTTGTGGTAAAAAAAGCAACACATTAA
- a CDS encoding L-lactate dehydrogenase — protein sequence MNNTISNSIKRRKFVLIGAGHVGSHAGYALAAQGLAEEIVFIDIDEKKAFSQALDIFDSTVYLPHRVEVKAGNYSDIDDADIMVVCAGPLPNMNQTRMDTLGATIEVMKDIIEKIKKTKFNGIIINISNPADVITHYLQNKLNYDPKRIISTSTTLDSARLRRAISEAINIDQKSIYAYALGEHGESQMVAWSAVTIAGKPLFELMKEKEKYSKLDLNELASKGRRGGWEVLGGKGSTEFGIGTSLAEVARAVLSDEHRVLPVSVYLNGEYGQTDVYASVPAVLGKDGVEEIIELNMDDEEKKLFNASCEVMKKNYELALSM from the coding sequence ATGAATAATACTATAAGCAATTCTATAAAAAGAAGAAAATTTGTTTTAATCGGAGCAGGTCATGTAGGCTCGCATGCAGGATATGCATTAGCAGCACAGGGGCTTGCCGAAGAGATAGTTTTTATCGATATAGACGAAAAGAAAGCATTTTCTCAGGCTTTGGATATATTTGATTCTACAGTATATCTTCCTCATAGGGTGGAAGTTAAAGCAGGAAATTACAGCGATATTGACGATGCAGATATAATGGTAGTATGTGCTGGTCCATTGCCTAATATGAATCAAACTAGAATGGATACTTTAGGTGCCACTATAGAAGTGATGAAAGATATAATAGAGAAAATAAAAAAGACTAAGTTTAACGGCATAATAATAAATATATCAAACCCTGCCGATGTTATCACTCACTATCTTCAAAACAAATTAAACTACGACCCAAAAAGAATTATATCTACAAGCACAACATTAGACTCAGCAAGATTGAGAAGAGCAATATCTGAAGCTATCAATATAGATCAAAAATCAATATATGCCTATGCTTTGGGAGAGCATGGAGAAAGTCAAATGGTAGCTTGGTCAGCTGTAACTATAGCTGGAAAACCTTTATTTGAACTAATGAAAGAAAAAGAAAAATATTCAAAATTAGATTTAAATGAACTTGCAAGTAAAGGCAGAAGAGGAGGCTGGGAAGTTTTGGGAGGCAAAGGATCTACTGAGTTTGGAATAGGTACTTCCTTAGCTGAAGTTGCACGTGCTGTACTTTCTGATGAACATAGAGTGCTTCCAGTATCAGTTTATTTAAATGGCGAATATGGACAAACTGATGTTTATGCCTCTGTACCTGCTGTACTTGGAAAAGACGGGGTTGAAGAGATAATAGA